The nucleotide sequence CAAGTGTTTAATATTGCCTGTGGTGAATGTATAAGTGTAAATTATTTATGGGAACATATCAATAATGCAGCATCTAAAGAGGTTAAGGTTATATATGGGCCATCTAGACAAGGAGATGTAAGAGATTCTTTGGCCGATATTTCTAAAGCAGAAAGATTAATGGGTTATAAGCCTAAATTTACTGTTAGAGAGGGATTAAAAATTACTTGGGAGAACTTTTCAAATAAGTGTCAGTTTGAGTGATTTTCATTAGAAAATTGTATCGAGAACTAAATAAAAAAACTATAATTTGAATCATAGCACTGAAGATAACTGGTTATATACAATATCTTCTAAACACAAGCTAATAGATTTTAATTTCAAAGAAATTTGGAGATATAAAGATTTATTATTCTTGTTTGTTAAAAGAGACGTTGTTACTTTATATAAGCAAACCATATTAGGTCCTCTATGGTATGTAATTCAGCCTTTATTTACTTCAGTAATTTTTACGTTAATATTTAATAATCTAGCAAATATTCCAACAGGAGATGGAATACCAGCATTTTTATTCAACCTAGCAGGCATCACCACTTGGAATTATTTTAAACTTTGTTTAACAGGAACATCTAATACATTTACAAAGAACCAAGGAATTTTTGGGAAAGTATATTTTCCAAGAGCTATAATGCCTTTATCTGTAGTCATTTCTAATTTATTAAGATTTGCTATTCAATGTATGGTATTTATAGGTTTTTATATATACTATGTCTTGTCAGAAGATGTGTCTATTTCACCCAATTGGAATTTGGTGCTACTACCCATAGTTGTGTTGGTAATGGCTTTGTTAGGTTTGGGTTTTGGAATGCTCATATCTTCAATGACAACTAAGTATAGAGATTTAACGTTCTTAGTACAGTTTGGCGTGCAATTATTAATGTATGGATCTGCAGTAATGTATCCAATATCCTATTTTAGAAAAGAATTGCCAGAATATGTTTGGCTAGTAGAGTATAATCCTATTGCAATTATTATAGAATCATTTAGACATATGACTCTTGGAGTTGAAATATTTGATGTAAATAAATTTACATACGCTATAGTATTTAGCATTATCACCTTTATGATAGGATTAGTTGTGTTTAACAAAACAGAAAAAAGTTTTATAGATACTGTTTAATAATGAGTGTAATTTTAAAAGTTAATAACATTTCTAAACAATATAAGTTAGGTCTTGTAGGTGCTAACACTATAGGTCAGGATCTAAATAGATGGTGGAGTAAAGTAAGAGGGAAAGAAGATCCGTTTTTAAAAATAGGAGAAGTTAACGACAGAAGTACAAAAGGTACTTCAGACTATGTTTGGGCACTAAAAGGTATTAATTTTGAAGTTAAAAAAGGCGAAGTTTTAGGTATTATAGGAAAGAATGGCGCAGGAAAATCAACCTTATTAAAAATATTATCTAGAGTAACAAGTCCTACCACAGGAGAAATAAAAACAAAAGGGAGAATTGCATCACTTTTAGAAGTAGGTACAGGCTTTCATCCAGAAATGACTGGACGAGAAAACATATATCTTAATGGTGCGATTTTAGGAATGACAAAAGCAGAAATTAAATCAAAAATTAACGAGATTATTGAGTTTTCTGGTTGCGAGCGTTATATAGATACACCTGTAAAGCGTTATTCTTCAGGGATGACAGTGCGTTTAGCTTTTGCCGTTGCAGCACATTTAGAACCAGATATTTTGGTTATAGATGAGGTGTTAGCAGTAGGAGATGCTGAGTTTCAAAAAAAGGCTATCGGGAAGATGCAAGATATTAGTAGAGGTGAAGGGCGTACGGTTTTATTTGTAAGTCATGATTTAAGCGCAATAAGTACACTTGCTAAAAAAACAATTGTACTTTCAAATGGTGAAATTTTAGCTATTGAAGAAACTAATAAAGCAATTTCAATTTATTCTTCAATGAAAAATACCGAGGCAGTATTTTTGCAAGCACCTTTATTAAATTCCCCATCAATAACGAAGGTTGAAATTTTAGCTTCAGAAGGCGGTAAACTTCAAGCAAATAATAAACCATTTAAAATCAATTTTGAAATAAATATGCCAATCGAAAATTATGAGAATTTATCGGTTACTTTTCAAATTTTTAATAATCTCAATAAAGCCATTCTATATAAATATATTTTTGATATTGATAATCCTATTTGCAGAGAAAAAGGTATAAATTATATTAGTTTTCAGTTTAATAAACTTAGACTTTATAAAGGAAACTATTATTTAAAAATTCATTTAGCTAACTCTAAAACTAGAGAAAAATTTCAAGAATTTGATTGTTGTAATTTTGAAGTAGAAATGATAAATCAAAAAGAGCCAGAATGGGGTTGGCAAAATGATGTGTGTGTGTATGTTGATGAAGGAAATTGGATAGCTTAGAGAGCCAACAAAAATTACAGTTTAGCAACAATTGCTATTCATTAAATAAAAAGGAAAAGTTTAAAAAAATATGACTCCTAAAAATTATAAGGATAATTTTCATGCTGCTCATTTTCAAAATTCGTTAAATTCAGCAAAAGAGATTGTCCCAAAGTTGTTATCATACTATAAACCAAAAACTGTATTAGATGTTGGTTGTGGTATTGGTACATGGCTAACTATTTTTGAAAAGAACAAATGTGAAGTGTTTGGTATAGATGGTGACTATGTTGAAACTAAAGATTTGATTATAGATAGTTCAAAATTTAAACCATTGAATTTAAATTTAAAATTTAATTTAGAGAGGAAATTTGATTTGGTTATCTCATTGGAAGTAGCTGAACATATTTTAAAAGAAAATGCTAAAAATTTTATTGACTCATTATGTTTTCATGGAGATGTTATATTGTTTTCAGCTGCTATTCCTGGTCAAGAAGGAACAATGCATTTCAATGAACAATATAACGAGTTTTGGGTTGACCTTTTTTCTCAAAATGGTTATAAGTGTTTTGACTTTTTAAGACATGAAGTTTGGAATAATAATGTGGTTAGTTGGTGGTACAGACAAAATATACTAATTTTTGTTAGAGAAGGAGAAACAAATAATCCTCATTATAAATTAATTGCTAAGGATAAATATACATTTAAAAACTCTTATGTGCACCCAAAATTGTTTGATTATAAATGCATGAAAAATAAGAAATTAGAAAAAATATTAAATAATCCTTTTGAGATTTTGAAATATTACCTTAGAAGTAAAAAAATATATTAGATGGATAGAAAGGAAAATATATTAAGGTTAGAAAATGTAAAAGAAATTACAGTTTCTAACAAAAATTATTTAGTGTATTTATCTTTTCATCGTGAATTAAATAAAGTTATTCAAAGATATGCGAAGGGAAGATTACTTGATATTGGCTGTGGAAATAAGCCTTATAACGCCTGGTTTAAAGGATTAATCTCAGAATACATTGGATGTGATATAGTGCAGTCTAGTTCTAATAAAGTAGATGTGATTTGTCAAGCCAATAATATACCCCTTGAGAGCAATAGCTTCCATAGTATTTTATCTACTCAAGTTATAGAACATGTTGAAGATCATCAAGGCATGGTTAATGAAGCTTTTCGATTGCTAAAGAGTGACGGTTATTTTATTTTATCTGGACCTTTATATTGGCATTTACATGAAGAACCATATGATTTTTTTAGGTTTACAAAACATGGCTTTAAATATGTTTTAGAAAAAGCTGGATTTGAAATTGTAGAAATTATTGAAAATGGAGGCGCATGGGCAACTTTAGGACAAGTAATAAATCATACGGTTAGTTTTTCTAATCCTAAAGCAAACAAAGTAGTTAGAGGAATAAAATATGTATTTCGAAAATTAAAATTATATAGGTTAGTTAATAAGGTTTTTGCTTATTTAGATGTAAAAGATTTTAATACTATAAATACAATGAATTATGTAATTGTAGCAAAGAAAAATTAACTATGAGACCAATTATATCTATTATCATACCTTGTTATAATTCTGAATCAACATTAGAATCAACTTTGCAATCTGTTTTAAATCAAGAATTTAAATATTGGGAGGCTATTATGGTTAATGATGGATCTCCAGATAATTTAGAATTAATAGCTTTAAAATATCAGGAAAGAGATTCTAGGTTTATTTACCATAAAAAAGAAAATGGAGGACTTGGTTCTGCTAGAAACTATGGAATTCGATTAGCCAAAGGCAAATATATTCTTCCTTTAGACTCTGATAATCAAATAGAAAAAGATTTTACTCTTGATGCGTTATCAATTTTCAGAAAAGATTCTTCAATAGGAGTTGTACATGGAGATGCAGAATATTTTGGAGAGAAAACAGGTGTTTGGAAAGTAAATAAATTTAATTTGGAAAAAATCCTAGTAACTAATTATATAGATGCTTGTGCTATTTATAAGAGAACTCTTTGGGAACAAGTTGGAGGATATGATGAGAAGATGCCTTATCAAGGTCTTGAAGATTGGGATTTTTGGATTTCTTTAGGAAAATTAAATGTTTCTTTTTTTCATTTGAATAAAATCACCTTTAGATATTACGTTTCAAGTAGTTCAATGATTTTATCATACACCCAAGAAATGAGAATGAAAAATAAGGATTATATTGTTAAAAAGCACTGTAGGTTATTCTATAACCAATATGTTAAGGTTGTTTCTTCTTCCGATAAAATAAAGGAAAACTTTATACATAAATTAAAAAGTAAAAAAGTAGTTATTGATTTGTTTAGTAAAACATTTTTTGGCTTTACTTGTTTTAGTAAAGAAGTGGATGATTTTTAAGTTATTAACCCAAAGAAAATAATCTAAATGCTTGCAATTGTTATTCCATATTATAAAATAGAGTTTTTTAAAGAAACACTTCATTCGCTTGCAAGTCAAACAAATAAAGGCTTTAATGTATATGTTGGCAATGATAATAGTCCAAATAATCCAGAAAAAATAATAGCAGAATTCAATAAAAATCTTCCAATTTATTATAAAAAGTTTGATAAAAACTTAGGACAAAAATCATTACCACAACATTGGGACAGGTGTATAAGTTTAACTAAAAACGAAAAGTGGATTTTAGTACTGGGCG is from Pontimicrobium sp. SW4 and encodes:
- a CDS encoding glycosyltransferase, which gives rise to MRPIISIIIPCYNSESTLESTLQSVLNQEFKYWEAIMVNDGSPDNLELIALKYQERDSRFIYHKKENGGLGSARNYGIRLAKGKYILPLDSDNQIEKDFTLDALSIFRKDSSIGVVHGDAEYFGEKTGVWKVNKFNLEKILVTNYIDACAIYKRTLWEQVGGYDEKMPYQGLEDWDFWISLGKLNVSFFHLNKITFRYYVSSSSMILSYTQEMRMKNKDYIVKKHCRLFYNQYVKVVSSSDKIKENFIHKLKSKKVVIDLFSKTFFGFTCFSKEVDDF
- a CDS encoding ABC transporter ATP-binding protein; translated protein: MSVILKVNNISKQYKLGLVGANTIGQDLNRWWSKVRGKEDPFLKIGEVNDRSTKGTSDYVWALKGINFEVKKGEVLGIIGKNGAGKSTLLKILSRVTSPTTGEIKTKGRIASLLEVGTGFHPEMTGRENIYLNGAILGMTKAEIKSKINEIIEFSGCERYIDTPVKRYSSGMTVRLAFAVAAHLEPDILVIDEVLAVGDAEFQKKAIGKMQDISRGEGRTVLFVSHDLSAISTLAKKTIVLSNGEILAIEETNKAISIYSSMKNTEAVFLQAPLLNSPSITKVEILASEGGKLQANNKPFKINFEINMPIENYENLSVTFQIFNNLNKAILYKYIFDIDNPICREKGINYISFQFNKLRLYKGNYYLKIHLANSKTREKFQEFDCCNFEVEMINQKEPEWGWQNDVCVYVDEGNWIA
- a CDS encoding ABC transporter permease, which gives rise to MNHSTEDNWLYTISSKHKLIDFNFKEIWRYKDLLFLFVKRDVVTLYKQTILGPLWYVIQPLFTSVIFTLIFNNLANIPTGDGIPAFLFNLAGITTWNYFKLCLTGTSNTFTKNQGIFGKVYFPRAIMPLSVVISNLLRFAIQCMVFIGFYIYYVLSEDVSISPNWNLVLLPIVVLVMALLGLGFGMLISSMTTKYRDLTFLVQFGVQLLMYGSAVMYPISYFRKELPEYVWLVEYNPIAIIIESFRHMTLGVEIFDVNKFTYAIVFSIITFMIGLVVFNKTEKSFIDTV
- a CDS encoding methyltransferase domain-containing protein — its product is MTPKNYKDNFHAAHFQNSLNSAKEIVPKLLSYYKPKTVLDVGCGIGTWLTIFEKNKCEVFGIDGDYVETKDLIIDSSKFKPLNLNLKFNLERKFDLVISLEVAEHILKENAKNFIDSLCFHGDVILFSAAIPGQEGTMHFNEQYNEFWVDLFSQNGYKCFDFLRHEVWNNNVVSWWYRQNILIFVREGETNNPHYKLIAKDKYTFKNSYVHPKLFDYKCMKNKKLEKILNNPFEILKYYLRSKKIY
- a CDS encoding class I SAM-dependent methyltransferase → MDRKENILRLENVKEITVSNKNYLVYLSFHRELNKVIQRYAKGRLLDIGCGNKPYNAWFKGLISEYIGCDIVQSSSNKVDVICQANNIPLESNSFHSILSTQVIEHVEDHQGMVNEAFRLLKSDGYFILSGPLYWHLHEEPYDFFRFTKHGFKYVLEKAGFEIVEIIENGGAWATLGQVINHTVSFSNPKANKVVRGIKYVFRKLKLYRLVNKVFAYLDVKDFNTINTMNYVIVAKKN